CAGCTCGCCGCGGCGGGTGGTCATGACGATGCCCCGGACGCCGATCCAGTCGCCGAGGGAGAGGTCGGCGAAGGCGTCGAAGTCCGGGGTGGTGGCCGACGGAGCGAAGAGCTGGACGCGGCCGGTCGAGTCCTGGAGCGTGCCGAAGCCGAGCTTGCCCTGGATGCGGCGGAGCATCAGCCGGCCAGCGATCGTCACGACGCGCTCGGTCTCGGTGCCCGGCTCGAGGTCGCCGTGGGCGGCGATCAGCTCGGCGGCCGAGGCGTCGGCGTCCCACCGGAACGGCTGGGGCTGGCCGTGGCCGCGCGCGGGGGTGGTCGGGTCGGTGCTGTCGGTCATCGCTCGGCGTTCTTGGCGTGGACGAGGCGGAGGCCGTGGAGCGTGATCCACGGCTCGATCTGCTCGATGGTGGCGGAGTACGGCGCGACGAGCGAGCTCAATCCGCCGGTGCCGATCACCTTGCAGTCGCCGAGCTCGTCGGCGATGCGGCGCACGAGGCCGTCGACCATCCCGGCGAAGCCGAAGATGGCGCCGGACTGGATGCACTCGACGGTGGTGCGGCCGATGACGTTGCGGGGCTCGACCAGCTCGACGGCCCGGAGCGCGGCGGTGCGGCTGAACAGGGCGTCGAGGCTGATGTTCACACCCGGGGCGATGACGCCGCCGATGTACTCGCCGCGCGCGGAGATGACGTCGCAGGTGGTGGCGGTGCCGAAGTCGACGACCACCGTCGGCCCGCCGAACAGGTGCCAGGCGCCGACCGAGTTGGCGATGCGGTCGGCGCC
This portion of the Actinomarinicola tropica genome encodes:
- a CDS encoding type III pantothenate kinase, which gives rise to MLIAIDVGNTNTVIGLYDSSDPTEAATADEGLLDHWRISTDHDRTPDELAVLLGGFLGFRGTHLRDEVQGVAISSGVPRSTATLRAMTKRYFGVEPVVIEPGIRTGVAVAVDNPREVGADRIANSVGAWHLFGGPTVVVDFGTATTCDVISARGEYIGGVIAPGVNISLDALFSRTAALRAVELVEPRNVIGRTTVECIQSGAIFGFAGMVDGLVRRIADELGDCKVIGTGGLSSLVAPYSATIEQIEPWITLHGLRLVHAKNAER